The stretch of DNA acatgatgCACATGAATATATAAgggttattgcaaaaatttaaatatgatgcaaatttcctttggaccatgagagttgtctttagacgatgaggatgatgtccttagaccatgatgtcctgggccatgaagcgtatgataagagATTCGCAGGTGATGacatggtgtcctcgggccatgaggatggtgcctccggACTATGACACCTTTTAATAATGATCTGTagttttgagagatcctcaggccatgacaTGGACTCTtcaggctatgaggatgatgcctttggactatgacgccttcgaacaatgtggcgatgtttcagcccatgaaatgcaagtaTGTGGTAATATCGATCACTTGATAAAGAAAACAggtgatgcttagtcatatgcgagaACGAGACGAGATAAGGCTCGGTCTTGTACCcgatgagggcaatgcttagcctgaTGCAAAGAAAAGCGTCGTTTAgacttatgcaatggtgaggcaGTGATTGGCCTTACGTAGTGTGGAAGCAGTGCTTATCCTCATGCAGAGAATAAAGGTGGTGCTTAgtttcatgcaaggaaaggcagtgtttagcatTATCCTTATGTaatatggaggcagtgcttagcctcatgcaaggaatagagacaacgcttagtctcatgcaaagaaagatagtgcttagccttatgcaataatagagGCGATGCTTAGcatcatgcaaggaatggagacagtgcttagtcccatgtaaggaaaggcagtgcttagccttatgcaatatggaggcagtgcttagtctcatgcaaggaatggagacattgcttagtctcatgcaaggaaaggcagtgcttagccttatgcagtgtgGAGGCAGTGCTTAACGTTATGCagtatggaggcaatgcttagcctcatgcaaggaatggagacaatgcttagtcttatgcaaggaaagatagtgcttagccttatgcaatggtgaggcaGTGATTGGCCTTATGAAATAATGgacacaatgcttagtctcatgcaaagaatagAGATAGTGGTTAGTCTCATATAAGGGGTAGAGACAGTGTTTggtctcatgcaagaaaaggcagtgcttagccttatgcgatgatgagggcagtgcttagccctatgcaagaaaaACAATGATTAAATGCGATAGtgcaaagtatttcttagcttgacGTATTTGCGTTTGGCGACTTTTGTCGGTGTGAACATAATGATCTTTTTGTGTGTATAAATTTTGCATACGTTCCTGTTTTATCCATTGTGCCTGTATccaaaggaaaattgtgagtttGGAGGGGGAAAGGTTGGTCCGTGCTCTCGATTCCTTGCCTTGCCTTTGCTCCTGTCTTGAGGTCatgtttgagttaccctgggtaacGTTTGGCTACTATAGAAAgaatgaaatttttgaaaaaacatgcatttgtgataaatcgtttatataaaaatgtagttgtttgaaatatgtgataatgcatgaGAGCAGCTAATTTTGTCGAATTGGTGACTGTGACACACTTTTGAGACATTGCCagaattttgaggatcctcctcaaaattctgccccagtttaaatgcatacttctggcgATACATTCCCTGGCGATTCTAAACATGATGAGATTGGGCAAACTCGGGttcttgccccagtttctgaccataagggtaatgaagattttattatgatgtgaccaaacccacatggctgcctacgtatcccctcttaaacgggaatcaggtcaagcgtattTTAGTTaaatcaaatagaaagtgcaaacataatcttaaacatagtatctcttgactgcgtccgaattgataggttttggccagaTCTCCACATCCATTTCttcaagtataagtgctcctcctgttaatactcggtgaaccatgtaagggccttgctagttgggtgagaatttcccctttgcttcatcctaATGTGGGAAGATCCATTTCAGTACCAATTGCCCCGGTGTAAATTGCCTTAACCTAACTTTTTTGTTGAAAAttcttgccattctattctgtTAGAGTTGATCGTGACACACTacattcattctttttccatcaatgagagctagttgttcatatGGTTCTGTACCCATTCTGCGTCGCTGAGCTCAGCTTTCtgtatgattcttaaggaaggGATCTCTACTTCGGCGGGAATAATGGCTTCAGTACCGTAAACCAGTAGATAGGGAGTTTCCCCGATTGATGTGCGAACTGTGATTCGATACCCGAGTAAAGCAAATGGTATCATttcgtgccattgcttgtagttgtccatcattttccttaatatcttcttgatgttcttgttggcggcctcTACGACTCCATTCATTTGTAGCCTGTATGCTGTAGAGTTCTGATGcttaatcttgaatgtttcaTACATAGCTTTCATCAAGTCACTGTTGAGATTGACGACATTGTCAATAATAATTGATTCAGGTAttccaaatcgacaaacaatgcGGTCCCGAACAATATCTGctatgaccttcttagttacagccttataagatgcggcttcaaccctttttgtgaagtagtctatagccacTAGAATGAAGCTATGTccatttgaagcagcgggtttgattggtccgatgacatccatgccccaagtagAGAAATGCCAGGGCGAActcattgcattgagttcgttgggtggcactcgtatcatatcagcttGTATCTAGCATTGGTGACACCTTTGAATATATTTGATGCAGtctatttccatagtcatccagaaataccccactcttaatatcttcttggacaAAAGGAAACCATTTATGTgaggtccgcaagttccggcatgtatttcctccagcaatctagatgcctccttggcatcgacataTCACAGTAATCCCAGGTCGGGAgttcttctatacagaattctTTTGCTTTGAAAGAAgtggttggccaatcttcgaagcgtgcGCTTCTGAGTATGCATAGCGTGTTTTGGATATTCTCCTTTTTccaaatattccttgatgtcgtggaaccacggattttcgtcaatctcttcttcaacatgtgcacaataagctggctgcttatgaattcctattgggataggatcaatgaaattcttgtctgagtgttgtatcatggaagacaaagtggctaatgaatatacaaactcattatgaatccttggaacatgtttgaattctatcttcatgaacctcttgatcagctcttgtacacaaTGTAAGTATggaaatattttggtattcttagtagcccattctcctagaacctggtgTACTAATAGATCTGGATCTACaattaccagcaactcctgaatgTTCATGCTGAAGGCTAACCTGAGTCCTAAGACGCAGGCCTTgcattctgccatattgttggtgtacAGGaatctgagttttgcggataccgagTAGTGTTGACCAGTTTATGACACTAAGACAACTCCGATACCCACTCTTTTAAAGTTTGCTTCTCCGtcaaagaacatcctccaaccgtcgTATGCCTCGgtaatatcttctcctacaaacAATACCTTTTTGCCGGAAAAATACATTtttaatggttcgtattctccatcaataggattttctgccaagtgatccgtcaatgcttgccctttgactgtcttctgagttacatagatgatgtcgaactcactcagcaatatctgccactttgctaacttacccataggcatgggtttctgaaagatgtattttagcggatccatccttgatatgagacatgtagtgtacgcacagaaataatgtctcaacttctaggCTATCCATATCAAAGCgcagcaggtgcgttccaacaaagagtaTCAGGCTTCGTAAGGtatgaacttcttgctcagataatatatcgcttGTTCCTTCCTCCCAGTTTTGTCATGTTGTCATAGAATGCAACCAAAGGCTCTATCCAACATAGACATATAAAGCAGCAGGGGTCTTTCTAGTTCTGGTAGGACCAACACGagtggtttagataaatactccttgatattGTCGAAGGCTTtatggcattcttcagtccagcttgttgcagcatctttccttagcatttcGAAGATTTgctcacatatcaccgttgattgtgctataaagtggctgatataattgaggcgccatagaaaactcatcacatctttcttattctttggcggCGGCAAATAttggatagctttgatttttgacgggtctaactcaatacctCGCCGGTtgacgatgaaacctaacaaCTTTCTAGCAGGGACTCTaaaggcacattttgcaggattcaacttcaaattatATTTTCGAAGCCGGTCGAAAAATTTcttcaagtctgctatgtgatccgaactccttttagatttaatgataacatcatccacgtacacttcTATTTccctgtgtatcatgtcatggaagatagTCGTTATGACCCTCATATAGGTGGCCTCAATATTCTTCAAACTAAatgacatcattttgtaacaatatatttcCAACGGTATGATAAAGGCAGTTTTTTAGGCGTCCTCTccatccatccaaatctgatggTATCCTGCGAAACAGTcgacaaaggattggagttcatgcttggtgtAGTTTTCAATcggtatgtgtatgttgggcagcGAGAAGTCATCCTTAGGACTCGCTCTGTTCAGATCTTGGTAATcaacacatactctaactttcctaTCTTTCTTTGGAGCTGGCACAATAttggctaaccaggtcgggtattcAACCAGTCGGAGAACCGtggctttgattttcttggtgacctcctcttttatcttcaaactcatatcccacttgaactttctgagcttctgctttaccggtgaACACATGGAATTgatgggtagcttgtgagctactatggatgtgcttaaaccAGTCATATCGTCGTGGGACCATGCGAAGATGTCCTCATACTCCTTTAGAAACCTGATATACTTTTCCTTTTCTGTTGGTGATAGATggatgcttatgcgagtttccttgactgtttaagaatcccctaagttaacggcctcagtttcctccaagTTAGACTTCGGTTTATTTTCGaagttctctacttctttgacaatttcatCAGGTATCACATCATCTTTTCGGATCTTCCGAATCACAgtccttatgttgcattgtctcattacatgtcacatctGTAGGTTcgtcaggatatgtaataattatgccaGGAACTCGGCGAGGCCGGGATGGTGcaacagtccagttcttgagaataacTCCCTCTTCCATTGTCTGAATGGTAAGATCTTCCTCCTTCTCCTCCTCAATAATTACACTACAGTCCATGTCTTATTCATCTAGAAATAACTTCCTCATACCGACCAAAACCTCATCTTCTTTGattccccacatcatgtcagcttgacgGAATGTCTGGTGCAGCGGTGGTACGGGTTGTTCCAGCGGATAATAAGGGGTGCGCCATGGCGGTATCCAATCCTGATGCTCTTGTACGGTGTATTCATATCcgagtccaaaggtcgtgccatgGTTCTGCGGTTGTACAGGTTTAgtgatcccctgaagcttttTGCCAAGACCTTTGCCTGGTTCATATCCCGTCCACATCAATATGCTTTCTATATTCTCgctccaccatcgatccttttcaattgTGTTCACCCGTTCAATGCGGtgatatgtttctccacccaacttcctctTATTTTCGATGACTGGAACGGTCTAATTGGTGTAGATGGGATTgcttccatctccatgaatgatcacctcttgatgattccactcgaactttACAGCCTGGTGCAGAGTAGAAGCCACTGCCTCAGATGCATGTATCCATGGCCATCCCAATAATAAGTTCTAAGTAGATGAGATA from Nicotiana tomentosiformis chromosome 11, ASM39032v3, whole genome shotgun sequence encodes:
- the LOC138901651 gene encoding uncharacterized protein, producing MDCSVIIEEEKEEDLTIQTMEEGVILKNWTVAPSRPRRVPGIIITYPDEPTDVTFKETRISIHLSPTEKEKYIRFLKEYEDIFAWSHDDMTGLSTSIVAHKLPINSMCSPVKQKLRKFKWDMSLKIKEEVTKKIKATVLRLVEYPTWLANIVPAPKKDRKVRVCVDYQDLNRASPKDDFSLPNIHIPIENYTKHELQSFVDCFAGYHQIWMDGEDA